The following coding sequences lie in one Arachis stenosperma cultivar V10309 chromosome 5, arast.V10309.gnm1.PFL2, whole genome shotgun sequence genomic window:
- the LOC130980694 gene encoding uncharacterized protein LOC130980694 has product MAANGGITNVGEQARRVFGSYTAPIPDFYGCSIAVPTIGANNFVLKPQLITLVQRNYQYHVLPQEDPNKIIFNFLKICDTVKTNGVNLRLHIFYDGLSEMAKRSLDHSAGGSLHMKKTPEEANELIEMVANN; this is encoded by the exons ATGGCCGCTAATGGTGGAATCACAAACGTAGGGGAGCAAGCAAGGAGAGTGTTTGGCTCATACACTGCACCCATTCCTGACTTCTATGGGTGCAGTATAGCTGTACCTACCATTGGTGCAAATAACTTtgtgcttaagcctcaactgaTCACTCTGGTGCAGCGGAATTATCAGTACCATGTACTTCCGCAGGAGGATCCCAACAAAATCATCTTTAACTTCCTgaagatctgtgatactgtgaagacgAATGGAGTGAACCTGAG GCTGCACATCTTTTATGATGGCCTTTCTGAAATGGCCAAGaggtcattggatcattctgcaggtggttCCTTACACATGAAGAAGACGCCTGAAGAGGCGAATGAGCTTATTGAGATGGTTGCCAACAACTAG